In Bythopirellula goksoeyrii, a single window of DNA contains:
- a CDS encoding sodium:solute symporter family transporter, translating into MTSGYLNSFDYTIISLYLMLLIGMTFYLKKFASASLEDYLVGGRALPWWMLGASGMASYLDVAGTMVIVSFLYMLGPRGLFIEFRGGAVLVLVLMMLWTGKWHRRSGCLTGAEWMIYRFGDGPGGRFAQLAKAIASIVWLIGMLAYLIKAMGLFLSMLLPFSPMQCAVALIGVAAIYTMFSGFYGVVFTDLLQSLIIIAAVILVSYLAMSEVTDAGSLQVLATQVTGNSQWTTATPEWHTPMPEGYQQYQALIAFAGLYLLRNLFFGMGTGDDPKYFGAKCDADCSKLSFLWTCLMSVRWPMMMGFAVLGLVLVNSLFPDQSVIQDTASLIKQHVPDVTEENWQHVTSALINSPESSDPQLVAKLQAGLGERWKGQLLLVSYHGTVNPERILPAVLLFKIPSGFRGLMLIALLAASMSTFDSNVNMTAGMFVRDIYQKHIRPSAEIRELLVATWIFIAAMVFIGFAFAYNVKSIHEVWDWIIMGLGGGMMMPIILRLYWWRFNGGGFACGMVCGMVAALCQRLLVPDLGPQYQLLFIGGIGLLGSVVGALLTPPTDPEVLRHFYRTTWPFGFWKHLKDELPEPVKQQVTSEHRRDISAVPFALTFQIMIFLVPMLLIVRNWYACAVCSGIAAIALFGLYHIWLRHINIPAPSMDTCSDREVF; encoded by the coding sequence GTGACCAGCGGGTATCTTAACTCTTTCGACTACACGATCATCAGCCTCTATCTGATGTTGCTGATCGGGATGACTTTCTATCTCAAGAAATTTGCGTCGGCTAGCCTAGAAGACTATCTAGTCGGCGGACGCGCATTACCATGGTGGATGTTGGGCGCTTCGGGAATGGCCAGCTACTTGGACGTAGCCGGCACAATGGTTATCGTCTCCTTCCTCTACATGCTGGGACCGCGAGGACTATTCATTGAGTTTCGCGGCGGCGCCGTATTGGTACTGGTGCTCATGATGCTCTGGACCGGCAAGTGGCATCGCCGATCCGGATGCCTAACTGGCGCCGAATGGATGATTTATCGCTTCGGCGACGGACCCGGAGGCCGCTTTGCCCAACTTGCCAAGGCGATCGCTTCCATCGTCTGGTTGATTGGCATGTTGGCCTATCTTATTAAGGCGATGGGGCTGTTTCTCTCGATGCTGTTGCCCTTCTCTCCCATGCAATGCGCTGTCGCCCTGATCGGAGTGGCAGCTATCTATACAATGTTCTCAGGGTTCTACGGCGTTGTATTCACGGACCTCCTTCAGTCGTTAATAATCATCGCTGCCGTAATTCTGGTTTCCTACTTGGCTATGTCTGAGGTGACCGATGCCGGCAGCTTACAGGTGCTAGCGACACAAGTCACCGGCAACTCGCAATGGACGACTGCCACGCCAGAGTGGCATACTCCCATGCCCGAAGGTTACCAGCAGTATCAAGCCCTAATTGCCTTCGCCGGTCTTTACTTGCTACGCAATCTTTTCTTTGGAATGGGCACCGGCGACGATCCTAAATACTTCGGTGCTAAGTGTGACGCCGATTGCAGCAAGCTATCATTCTTGTGGACCTGCTTGATGTCCGTACGTTGGCCGATGATGATGGGATTTGCTGTATTGGGCTTGGTTCTAGTCAATAGCCTTTTCCCTGACCAATCAGTAATCCAAGATACTGCTTCCCTGATCAAACAACATGTGCCGGACGTAACAGAGGAGAATTGGCAACACGTCACCTCCGCCCTAATCAACTCGCCGGAATCAAGTGATCCCCAATTGGTTGCCAAATTACAGGCAGGGCTGGGAGAGCGGTGGAAGGGGCAACTACTATTGGTCAGCTATCACGGCACTGTGAATCCCGAACGCATTCTTCCCGCCGTCCTGCTCTTCAAGATTCCTTCCGGTTTCCGCGGACTGATGTTGATCGCATTGCTCGCAGCATCGATGTCCACATTTGATTCGAACGTCAACATGACAGCCGGAATGTTCGTTCGTGATATTTACCAAAAACACATTCGGCCGTCTGCTGAAATCCGTGAATTGTTGGTTGCCACTTGGATCTTCATCGCAGCCATGGTCTTCATTGGTTTCGCATTTGCCTACAATGTGAAGAGTATCCACGAGGTTTGGGATTGGATCATCATGGGACTCGGTGGTGGCATGATGATGCCTATTATTCTGAGGCTATATTGGTGGCGATTTAACGGCGGTGGTTTTGCGTGTGGCATGGTTTGCGGCATGGTGGCTGCCCTCTGTCAACGATTGCTCGTTCCTGATTTGGGTCCTCAATATCAGTTGCTATTCATCGGAGGAATTGGCCTGCTGGGTTCCGTTGTAGGAGCTCTACTGACACCTCCCACAGACCCGGAAGTGTTGCGTCATTTCTATCGAACGACCTGGCCTTTCGGCTTTTGGAAACACCTCAAGGACGAATTGCCCGAACCTGTAAAGCAGCAGGTAACCAGCGAACATCGGAGGGATATTTCAGCCGTTCCTTTTGCTCTGACGTTCCAAATAATGATTTTCCTAGTTCCGATGTTGTTGATCGTTCGCAATTGGTATGCCTGTGCAGTCTGCTCAGGAATCGCCGCAATCGCCCTATTCGGCCTCTATCACATCTGGCTGCGCCACATCAACATTCCCGCGCCGTCCATGGATACGTGCTCGGATAGAGAAGTATTCTGA
- a CDS encoding GntR family transcriptional regulator yields the protein MKHLRIASMIERRIQEGDYALTGIPAERELADDIGVSRVTLRKALEDLEGKGLLERAPNRRLVISSKARDKVGGMQIAFVSPSISPTSFSPDLQLWLAAMENVARQRGDRIRVINYHHWDDPALTESIRSFDGVFLVTSSEPIPAWTAELLTDANSVVALSEDLTHFDMPSIVLFPPRLIISMMQRLQRLGHRRIDCINIQGHNTITQARMDEWSDWLRSEEVGGRLVDEPCGVDENIFEAGVKVARKWIQKIDDQTTAVLCVTLPAAMGVIRAASEAGLSIGDRLSVCTVDCEGIGKFINPPLASFERPDPVEYMNACADWFAGGGTIDNWQGPLLLEPKNLKIFDGGSIGPPTQMK from the coding sequence ATGAAACATCTTCGAATTGCCAGCATGATCGAACGTCGAATACAGGAGGGGGACTACGCCCTGACTGGCATACCCGCTGAAAGAGAGCTTGCCGACGATATTGGAGTGAGTCGCGTCACGCTTCGAAAAGCACTTGAGGACCTCGAGGGGAAAGGCCTATTGGAACGAGCCCCCAACCGACGGTTGGTAATTAGCTCTAAGGCGCGTGACAAAGTTGGCGGAATGCAAATCGCTTTTGTTTCGCCCAGCATTTCGCCGACGTCATTTTCGCCGGATCTCCAACTGTGGTTAGCAGCCATGGAGAATGTTGCCCGTCAGCGAGGAGACCGTATACGAGTTATCAATTACCACCATTGGGATGACCCTGCTCTCACGGAATCAATCAGATCATTCGATGGCGTTTTCTTGGTGACCAGCTCGGAACCTATCCCCGCATGGACAGCCGAGTTGCTAACCGATGCAAACAGCGTAGTAGCACTATCAGAAGATCTCACGCACTTCGATATGCCATCTATCGTATTGTTTCCGCCACGACTAATCATTTCCATGATGCAGCGTTTACAACGATTGGGGCACCGTCGGATCGATTGCATCAACATCCAGGGACATAACACGATAACTCAGGCAAGAATGGACGAATGGAGCGACTGGCTGAGAAGTGAGGAAGTGGGCGGTCGACTGGTCGATGAGCCTTGTGGTGTCGATGAAAATATTTTTGAAGCAGGAGTTAAAGTTGCTCGAAAATGGATTCAAAAGATCGACGACCAAACAACAGCCGTGCTTTGCGTAACCCTACCTGCAGCCATGGGAGTCATTCGGGCGGCCAGCGAGGCGGGCTTATCGATAGGTGACCGGTTGAGTGTTTGTACCGTTGACTGTGAAGGTATTGGTAAATTTATCAATCCACCGCTCGCTTCTTTCGAGCGACCCGATCCAGTAGAATATATGAATGCTTGTGCTGACTGGTTTGCGGGAGGTGGCACTATAGATAACTGGCAAGGTCCTTTACTCCTAGAACCTAAGAATCTCAAAATCTTTGACGGCGGTTCAATCGGGCCGCCAACCCAGATGAAGTAG
- a CDS encoding alpha-mannosidase, translated as MHQQQQEKTIAERQPIAACQNYPASSPPFLGESNYILGRVQSLNNRLSEAIYPERNRVEQLEIAGPVERIPPSEATALNYRSVKLGESLGPTFATFWFRLRIQIPIDWKGRRVDLAWRSNSEALLWMKGLSVQGFNPGRDTAMIIEEAVGGEEFTVFVEVACNHLLGADGVPGLPWPEASARSSHWLEMCEIRCFDQDAWDLYHDVRVLTELVADRVPLQLTRAIGPEKKPLVRPALEPAWAGQLLYDLNAVCNTLDLSNRKTWRTARKMLSKLLAVSNGGVCHELSAIGHAHIDTAWLWPLAESYRKTVRTFSSAVRNMDDYPEFLFACSQAYQYECIERQNPDLFGRILAKTDSGQWVPVGGTYIEPDCILPSGESLCRQFLFGQRYFESRFDHRCTEFWNPDVFGYSGQLPQIMRLAGIDKFLTQKLSWNRFTSPPHHTFYWESPDGSRVLTHFPPADTYSGTCEVEELRYHAANYKNSDRGHDAYYLFGHGDGGGGPTPEMLETLRRTEDLLGVPRCKQRTPEQFFEQLEKNTRSIPTIVGELYLELHRATYTSQAMMKRGLRKSERLLHDIELLGVLAHSESQAVYPKEGVDQLWKKLLLNQFHDILPGSSIAEVHEQARADFASILEYGQAIRDELLDQLASDDSQPSELLALNTTSVSRREVVDVAGRGLTLVESPSVGFGRQVPGNKPFVPVAVELHEGKLHLQNGLMTVVLSESGEVLELVDLESGRQILSTPGNKLVLHEDRPSLWDAWDVEPSILETGQDCEPATRCEIQSKGPLRAEIVFERSIGRNSTMTQTVRLDADSRRLEFDCEVEWQEEHQLLKVLFPTTVRSDRATFEMPFGFAERPTHRNTAADAAQFEVPGHRWADLSEPGYGLGLLTDCKYGFSVDRGVLALSLLRAPSYPDKYCDIGKHQFSYAVVPHQGDWRRGKVVSEATTFNQPLLWVNRPSSDAGQSLFTVEGDLVLDTIKPAEEGDGVVVRLYDPYGQHGKAVLKSKLPFTTAWNSNIIEDDLEQVDLFTELSDENYPWNCVPIDYRPSEIVCLHLT; from the coding sequence ATGCACCAGCAGCAGCAAGAAAAAACGATAGCAGAGCGCCAGCCCATCGCTGCTTGCCAGAACTACCCTGCCAGCTCGCCGCCGTTTCTTGGGGAAAGCAACTATATTCTCGGACGAGTTCAGTCTCTTAATAATCGACTCAGCGAGGCGATCTATCCTGAACGTAATCGAGTAGAGCAACTCGAAATTGCAGGTCCAGTCGAACGAATTCCACCCTCTGAGGCGACGGCACTAAACTATCGCTCGGTCAAATTGGGTGAATCTCTTGGGCCAACCTTCGCTACTTTCTGGTTTCGACTTAGGATTCAGATCCCGATAGATTGGAAAGGTCGCCGAGTTGATCTGGCATGGCGTAGCAACAGTGAAGCACTACTTTGGATGAAGGGTCTTTCGGTTCAAGGCTTCAATCCAGGACGCGATACGGCCATGATAATTGAAGAAGCAGTTGGCGGCGAAGAGTTTACTGTTTTTGTTGAAGTTGCTTGCAATCATTTGCTCGGTGCGGACGGCGTACCGGGCTTACCGTGGCCAGAGGCCTCTGCAAGGTCGTCACACTGGCTTGAAATGTGTGAGATACGTTGCTTCGATCAAGACGCATGGGACCTCTATCACGACGTCCGGGTTTTAACGGAACTTGTGGCTGATCGAGTCCCTCTCCAGCTAACAAGAGCGATCGGCCCAGAGAAAAAACCGTTAGTCCGTCCAGCCCTTGAGCCTGCGTGGGCGGGACAGCTTCTCTACGATCTTAACGCAGTGTGCAACACTCTGGACCTAAGCAACCGCAAGACTTGGAGGACCGCACGCAAGATGCTCTCCAAGCTGCTAGCCGTAAGCAACGGCGGAGTGTGTCATGAGTTAAGCGCAATCGGACACGCACACATTGACACAGCTTGGCTTTGGCCACTTGCGGAATCCTACCGAAAGACCGTGCGAACATTCAGTTCTGCCGTGCGAAACATGGACGACTATCCCGAGTTTCTTTTTGCCTGTTCGCAGGCCTACCAGTACGAATGTATCGAGCGTCAGAATCCTGATCTATTTGGGAGAATTTTGGCGAAGACCGATTCAGGTCAATGGGTCCCGGTGGGGGGAACCTATATTGAGCCGGACTGTATTCTTCCATCTGGCGAATCGCTTTGCAGGCAGTTCCTCTTTGGACAGCGCTATTTTGAAAGCCGATTTGATCATCGTTGCACTGAGTTTTGGAATCCAGATGTGTTCGGCTACTCAGGACAATTGCCGCAAATCATGCGATTGGCTGGGATCGACAAGTTTCTGACTCAGAAGCTCTCTTGGAATCGCTTTACTTCGCCTCCACACCACACTTTTTACTGGGAAAGCCCTGATGGCAGTCGTGTGCTGACCCACTTCCCTCCGGCAGACACCTACAGCGGAACATGCGAAGTCGAAGAACTTCGTTATCATGCGGCAAACTACAAGAATTCCGATCGTGGACATGATGCCTATTACCTCTTTGGACACGGAGACGGAGGCGGAGGCCCAACGCCGGAAATGCTAGAGACATTACGGCGAACCGAAGATCTTCTTGGGGTTCCACGTTGTAAGCAGCGAACTCCTGAACAGTTTTTTGAGCAACTTGAGAAAAATACTCGATCGATTCCTACCATTGTGGGCGAACTCTACTTGGAGTTGCATCGCGCTACCTATACAAGCCAAGCAATGATGAAGCGGGGGCTGCGGAAAAGCGAACGCTTGCTCCACGACATTGAACTCCTGGGCGTATTGGCTCACAGTGAATCGCAGGCAGTTTATCCCAAAGAGGGTGTCGATCAGTTGTGGAAAAAGCTGTTGCTGAATCAATTTCACGACATTCTCCCTGGCTCCTCGATTGCGGAAGTGCATGAACAGGCACGAGCCGATTTCGCCTCGATTCTGGAATACGGTCAGGCGATTCGAGACGAACTTCTCGACCAACTCGCTTCGGACGATTCGCAACCGAGTGAATTGTTGGCTCTAAATACGACAAGTGTCTCACGCCGCGAGGTAGTGGATGTTGCTGGCCGAGGTCTGACACTTGTAGAATCTCCTTCGGTAGGTTTTGGTCGACAGGTACCTGGCAATAAGCCATTCGTTCCCGTGGCCGTTGAACTCCATGAGGGAAAACTGCATCTGCAGAACGGTCTGATGACTGTGGTTCTCTCAGAGAGCGGAGAGGTGCTCGAGTTAGTTGACCTGGAATCTGGCCGGCAAATTCTGAGTACGCCAGGCAACAAATTGGTACTCCATGAGGATCGGCCCAGCCTCTGGGATGCCTGGGACGTCGAACCATCGATATTGGAAACTGGGCAAGATTGTGAGCCAGCAACAAGATGCGAAATTCAGTCCAAAGGACCGTTGCGAGCTGAAATCGTCTTCGAACGATCAATTGGTCGCAACAGCACCATGACACAGACCGTTCGTTTGGACGCAGATTCGCGACGGCTGGAATTTGACTGCGAGGTCGAATGGCAAGAGGAGCACCAGCTTCTCAAGGTTCTCTTTCCCACCACGGTCCGCTCAGACCGCGCAACGTTTGAAATGCCCTTCGGGTTTGCCGAACGTCCAACGCACCGCAATACGGCGGCAGATGCGGCCCAATTCGAAGTGCCAGGGCATCGCTGGGCCGATCTTTCTGAGCCTGGTTATGGGCTCGGCTTACTCACGGATTGCAAATACGGGTTTAGTGTGGATCGCGGCGTACTTGCGTTGAGCTTACTAAGAGCACCTTCCTACCCAGATAAATATTGCGATATTGGCAAGCATCAGTTTTCCTATGCCGTTGTCCCACACCAAGGAGATTGGCGAAGAGGAAAAGTTGTTTCTGAGGCGACCACATTCAATCAACCACTCCTTTGGGTCAACCGACCATCCAGCGATGCTGGACAATCGCTGTTCACCGTAGAGGGAGATCTCGTCTTAGATACCATTAAGCCTGCTGAAGAAGGCGACGGAGTTGTGGTACGACTCTATGATCCTTACGGTCAACATGGCAAGGCCGTACTAAAGTCTAAGCTTCCATTCACGACTGCATGGAATTCGAACATCATAGAAGATGACCTGGAGCAAGTCGATCTGTTCACGGAGCTAAGTGATGAGAACTATCCATGGAATTGTGTTCCCATTGATTACCGTCCATCAGAAATAGTTTGCTTGCACCTCACATAA
- a CDS encoding DUF1559 domain-containing protein encodes MAISAVPTSAYYPDRRHLRGPAATAGFTLVELMTVIAIIGVLIALLLPAVQAAREASRRTQCTNNLKQLSIGLTAFEAANAKFPAGQRWSGPRSDPASYASAWSVALLPQIEQQTVANLFDMRFPQSAQRNLPATSQVIGLYLCPSTSQIESHRSESGHLINLGGVPGEGMACMDYLGISGPDKDAKNPLNGELYGRQRGILIGTKGFPNSAKLTDPPPIRAKDVTDGLSNTTWLTECTGRGADEKQGIVDAIHGAWASGNNVTHIDGGINDDPLPRAWHNERIHSDHPGGAQFAMCDGSIHFLSDSTSKKVIRSLCSRNGEELLSEETL; translated from the coding sequence GTGGCAATATCCGCGGTGCCGACTTCAGCTTACTACCCTGACAGACGCCACTTGCGCGGGCCAGCTGCTACCGCTGGCTTCACCTTAGTCGAGTTGATGACTGTCATTGCGATTATTGGCGTACTGATTGCACTACTACTCCCGGCCGTTCAAGCAGCCCGGGAAGCCTCGCGACGGACTCAATGCACCAACAATTTGAAGCAACTCTCGATTGGGCTTACCGCTTTTGAGGCGGCAAACGCCAAATTCCCGGCTGGGCAACGGTGGTCAGGCCCCCGATCGGATCCGGCAAGCTATGCGAGCGCATGGTCTGTGGCCTTACTCCCGCAAATAGAGCAACAGACGGTCGCCAATCTGTTCGACATGCGATTTCCCCAAAGTGCTCAGCGCAATCTGCCTGCGACGAGTCAGGTTATTGGTCTCTACCTGTGCCCGAGTACCTCGCAGATCGAGTCGCATCGATCCGAGTCTGGTCACTTGATAAACTTGGGTGGTGTCCCGGGTGAGGGAATGGCTTGCATGGACTATCTCGGCATCTCCGGTCCTGACAAAGATGCTAAGAATCCATTGAACGGCGAGCTCTATGGCCGACAGCGGGGCATCCTGATCGGTACCAAGGGCTTTCCCAATAGCGCTAAGCTCACCGATCCTCCTCCCATCCGAGCTAAGGACGTAACCGATGGTCTGTCGAACACTACCTGGCTTACGGAGTGTACTGGGCGCGGTGCTGATGAAAAGCAAGGCATTGTCGATGCGATCCATGGCGCTTGGGCCTCTGGCAATAACGTCACTCATATCGACGGCGGCATTAACGATGACCCACTCCCACGGGCATGGCACAATGAGCGGATTCACTCGGACCACCCTGGTGGCGCCCAGTTCGCTATGTGCGATGGTTCAATTCACTTTCTGTCTGACTCGACCAGTAAAAAAGTGATTCGCTCCCTCTGTTCTCGCAACGGCGAGGAGCTACTGTCCGAGGAAACTCTCTGA
- a CDS encoding endonuclease/exonuclease/phosphatase family protein — translation MIVRHEREQRAIHFILSQILLAMIGTISNCGFAAPTVAAENPDASTVRVMSFNIRNGKAQDGANHWRNRRELVIKTIRQFDPDVLGTQELMGMQAEFFKQNLSEYEHHGTSRIPTDSEEEQSAIYFLKSRFKKTQSGHFWLSETPDVPGSKSWNPDWPRMVSWTHLRERSRPATSFFVFNTHFDNKSREARLQSAAILRAHIEFIAGASPAIITGDFNSDEGSLPYQVLLYSTDALSLTDTYRLNFPIRAPKGESSNSHWTGSRSGRRIDWILSSPHWDVSEAAIDYFNDQGRYPSDHYPVTVVLELAN, via the coding sequence TTGATAGTCCGTCATGAACGAGAGCAAAGGGCAATTCACTTTATCCTTAGCCAGATACTCTTGGCTATGATCGGGACGATCTCCAATTGTGGCTTTGCTGCACCTACAGTCGCGGCAGAAAATCCTGACGCATCGACTGTTCGAGTCATGAGCTTCAATATCCGAAATGGCAAAGCCCAAGATGGCGCTAACCATTGGAGAAATCGCCGTGAGCTGGTCATAAAGACCATACGTCAATTTGATCCAGACGTACTGGGAACGCAAGAGTTAATGGGCATGCAGGCGGAGTTCTTTAAGCAGAATCTTTCGGAATACGAACACCATGGTACAAGCCGAATCCCGACGGACTCAGAAGAAGAACAAAGCGCAATATACTTTCTCAAGTCGCGATTTAAGAAAACGCAATCGGGACACTTTTGGCTCAGTGAAACTCCCGACGTTCCTGGCTCGAAGTCTTGGAATCCTGATTGGCCTCGCATGGTTTCCTGGACACATCTTCGCGAGCGATCAAGACCTGCAACAAGTTTCTTCGTATTCAACACACATTTCGACAACAAGAGTCGAGAGGCTCGACTTCAATCAGCCGCAATCCTACGTGCTCACATCGAGTTCATTGCAGGTGCTTCTCCAGCCATAATCACTGGAGATTTCAATTCTGACGAAGGAAGCCTGCCATATCAGGTATTACTTTACTCAACTGATGCACTTAGCTTGACTGATACTTACCGGTTGAATTTTCCAATCCGCGCCCCAAAAGGTGAGTCATCAAACTCGCACTGGACTGGCAGTCGCTCGGGGCGACGTATCGATTGGATTCTTTCGTCACCCCATTGGGATGTGTCTGAGGCTGCGATAGATTACTTCAATGATCAGGGAAGATACCCATCTGATCACTATCCAGTGACCGTAGTATTGGAACTGGCAAATTGA
- a CDS encoding sulfatase has translation MKNWMDRKYIVALMSYLGVMICQVSVEAKPLNVLFIVIDDLRPELGCYGNDSMVTPNIDRLATKGVKFNHAYCQYPVCNPSRSSFLTGKRPDELGIVSNRVSLRKEWPNIITLPQLFRKNGYFTAGLGKLFHQGLDDNGSQTLFRGAASFDFSYKALGNSPKIGKKGEGRKAGDGSIPWCKWLAAEGGDEAQPDGMLAAEAVRVLEEHHDQPFFIGVGFHKPHDPFIAPKEYFDLYPLDKVKLAQDPEDRIPLLKHALPKSYDFSKFTDQDCREIKRAYQACTSFSDAQVGKLFEAMDRLELWDSTIVLLLGDHGYHLGEHGWWNKVTVFELGARGPMVMWVPCAEKMGQETDSVVEFLDIYPTFVDYCGLKAPHKLSGKSLRPVLENPSSTWDKAAYTQVVRGGVGMGYSVRVGPWRFTQWGNDGEGGIELYDHSKDQLEYYNLADQPEYSKLRKRLATLLKKGFPVLN, from the coding sequence ATGAAGAATTGGATGGACCGTAAGTACATCGTCGCCCTGATGAGTTATTTGGGTGTCATGATTTGCCAAGTTTCCGTTGAAGCTAAGCCGTTGAATGTGCTTTTCATTGTGATTGATGATTTGCGCCCGGAGCTAGGTTGCTACGGCAATGATTCCATGGTCACGCCAAATATTGATCGACTGGCGACGAAAGGTGTGAAGTTTAACCACGCCTATTGTCAGTATCCGGTCTGCAATCCCAGCCGCTCCTCGTTTTTGACCGGCAAGCGTCCAGATGAGCTCGGAATCGTTTCCAACCGAGTATCATTGCGCAAAGAGTGGCCGAACATCATCACGTTGCCGCAACTGTTCCGTAAGAACGGATATTTCACTGCTGGGCTGGGAAAACTTTTCCACCAGGGACTGGATGACAACGGCAGTCAAACCCTATTTCGCGGCGCGGCATCTTTTGACTTTTCTTACAAGGCATTGGGGAATAGCCCGAAAATTGGAAAGAAGGGCGAAGGACGCAAAGCGGGTGATGGCAGCATACCCTGGTGTAAGTGGCTGGCCGCCGAGGGAGGCGACGAGGCACAACCCGACGGTATGCTCGCTGCCGAAGCGGTGCGCGTTCTTGAAGAACATCACGACCAACCTTTTTTCATTGGTGTTGGGTTCCATAAACCTCATGATCCCTTTATTGCTCCGAAGGAGTATTTCGATCTCTATCCGCTCGATAAAGTCAAGTTGGCCCAGGATCCAGAGGATCGCATCCCTCTGTTAAAACATGCCCTTCCAAAGAGTTACGATTTCTCGAAGTTCACCGACCAAGATTGCCGTGAAATTAAACGAGCCTACCAGGCATGTACCAGTTTCTCGGATGCGCAAGTGGGCAAATTGTTTGAAGCGATGGACCGGCTGGAGCTGTGGGACAGCACGATTGTTCTGCTCCTGGGCGATCATGGATACCATCTAGGGGAACATGGCTGGTGGAACAAGGTGACCGTCTTCGAACTCGGAGCGCGAGGCCCCATGGTCATGTGGGTGCCCTGTGCCGAGAAGATGGGCCAAGAGACCGATTCCGTCGTGGAGTTTCTGGATATCTACCCGACGTTCGTGGACTACTGCGGGCTCAAGGCACCGCACAAGCTTTCGGGAAAGAGCCTGCGTCCGGTGTTGGAGAACCCTTCCAGCACTTGGGACAAAGCGGCCTATACGCAAGTTGTGCGAGGGGGAGTTGGGATGGGCTATAGCGTTCGCGTTGGCCCGTGGCGTTTCACACAATGGGGCAATGATGGCGAGGGGGGCATTGAACTCTATGATCACTCCAAGGATCAGCTAGAGTATTACAATCTGGCGGACCAACCCGAATACAGCAAACTTCGCAAGCGCCTCGCCACATTGTTGAAGAAGGGTTTCCCCGTTTTGAACTGA